A portion of the Roseovarius sp. SCSIO 43702 genome contains these proteins:
- a CDS encoding peptidase, translating to MTYCVGMRIESGLVFMSDTRTNAGVDNFSVARKMFTWTVPGERKLTVMTAGNLATTQAMVSLLEERSVQAEERDPSILRQPTMFQVARLVGSTLKEVIASSSPNGQASEDRFSASVIVGGQIKGGEPTIFLVYPEGNFIEITADTPFLQIGETKYGKPILVRAYDPAMSFEDAVKLLLISFDSTVKANLGVGLPFDVEVYETGSFSSDRRTRVEGTDSIYQRISETWGDALKDAFRKLPSYPI from the coding sequence ATGACATATTGCGTTGGCATGCGGATCGAGAGCGGTCTGGTCTTCATGTCGGACACACGCACCAACGCGGGCGTGGACAATTTCTCGGTCGCGCGGAAGATGTTCACCTGGACCGTTCCCGGCGAGCGAAAGTTGACCGTGATGACGGCGGGCAACCTCGCTACGACACAGGCGATGGTCAGCCTGCTGGAGGAACGCTCGGTCCAGGCCGAGGAGCGTGACCCGAGCATCCTGCGGCAGCCCACCATGTTCCAGGTCGCGCGCCTCGTGGGATCGACGCTCAAGGAAGTGATCGCCTCGAGCAGTCCGAACGGACAGGCCTCGGAAGACCGCTTCAGCGCGTCGGTCATCGTGGGCGGGCAGATCAAGGGCGGCGAGCCGACCATCTTCCTCGTCTATCCGGAGGGGAACTTCATCGAGATCACCGCCGACACCCCGTTCCTCCAGATCGGGGAGACGAAATACGGCAAGCCCATCCTCGTCCGGGCCTACGATCCGGCGATGAGTTTCGAGGACGCGGTGAAGCTCCTGCTCATCTCGTTCGACTCGACCGTGAAGGCCAACCTCGGCGTGGGTCTTCCCTTCGACGTGGAGGTGTACGAGACCGGATCGTTCAGCTCGGACCGGCGAACGCGGGTCGAAGGCACCGACAGCATCTACCAGCGGATCTCGGAGACCTGGGGCGACGCGCTCAAGGATGCGTTCCGCAAGTTGCCGAGCTATCCGATCTAG